A window from Tenacibaculum singaporense encodes these proteins:
- a CDS encoding M14 family metallopeptidase → MKKFLLSLLFISATLTAQTVDLSYYLPKNVSYNQNIPTPKSVLGHEVGEWHVTHDKLVEYMKALAKASDRVVLENRGTTYEGRPLVLLTITSSKNHQNLEAIRENHIKATNNASVDVSKSPIVVYQGFSIHGNEASGSNAALAAAYYLAAAEGQKIEELLNNSVILFDPAMNPDGLQRFAYWTNTNKANNINPDPNDREYHEIWPGGRTNHYWFDMNRDWLPVQLPESRARIQTFHKWLPNILTDHHEMGTNSTFFFQPGIPSRTNPLTPKMNQELTKEIATYHAKAFDKIGSTYYSEESFDDFYYGKGSTFPDINGGIGILFEQGSSRGHAQESENGILTFPFTIRNQFTAALSTLEAAKNMRTKILQYQQDFYKNSRSSETNKAIVFGDEKDATKTNHLAEVLQRHQIKLHELKEDFTSNGKRFKKGYSYVVPMNQKNHRLVKAMFDVRTTFKDSLFYDVSAWTFNYAFGVDFADDISLSKAGVEVTKLQPKQGTIQQKSSVGYLFPWNEYNTPKALNAILEKGLRAKVAMKKFVNDGNSYDYGTIFIPAQNQELNGNELFDFLGKVANENHIEIKGASTGLNEGIDLGSRNFEAVKRQKVAMLVGNGVTSYDAGEIWHLLDQRYDMKLTKLDTQYATRVNLDKYTTIIVPNSRSIDKNLVEKLKVWVRNGGVLIGYRNAVNWLSSRGFVNAKFNKTKIDSIKNVSFENRSLQSGAQVIGGAIFEAKIDRSHPINFGYKNDKIALFRNTKQFIQPDAKSYNNPIQYTKNPLLSGYISKENLKELKNTVPFKVQRLGSGRVIVFTDNTNFRGFWFGTNKLLMNAIFFGKLM, encoded by the coding sequence ATGAAGAAATTTTTACTATCACTACTATTTATCAGTGCTACATTAACAGCTCAAACTGTCGATTTGAGTTATTATTTACCAAAAAATGTTTCTTATAACCAAAACATTCCTACTCCAAAATCAGTTTTAGGACATGAAGTAGGAGAGTGGCATGTTACACATGATAAGTTGGTAGAGTATATGAAGGCACTAGCCAAAGCTTCTGATAGAGTGGTGCTTGAAAATAGAGGAACAACTTATGAAGGAAGACCTTTAGTGTTGCTAACAATTACTTCCTCTAAAAATCATCAAAATTTAGAAGCAATACGAGAAAATCATATAAAAGCAACGAACAATGCTTCAGTTGATGTTTCTAAGAGTCCAATTGTGGTGTATCAAGGTTTTTCTATTCATGGAAACGAAGCAAGTGGCTCAAATGCAGCGTTGGCAGCAGCCTATTATTTAGCAGCAGCAGAAGGACAAAAAATAGAGGAACTACTAAATAATTCAGTTATTCTTTTTGATCCAGCAATGAATCCTGACGGCTTACAACGTTTTGCTTATTGGACTAATACTAACAAGGCAAATAATATCAACCCTGATCCGAATGATAGAGAATATCACGAAATTTGGCCCGGAGGAAGAACAAATCACTATTGGTTTGATATGAATCGTGATTGGTTACCTGTGCAGTTACCAGAGAGTAGAGCGAGAATTCAAACTTTCCATAAATGGTTACCTAATATCTTAACCGATCATCATGAGATGGGAACGAATTCAACCTTCTTTTTTCAACCAGGAATTCCTAGTAGAACCAATCCGTTAACTCCAAAAATGAATCAGGAGTTAACAAAAGAAATAGCTACCTATCATGCTAAAGCATTTGATAAAATTGGTTCAACGTATTATTCAGAGGAGAGTTTTGATGATTTTTACTACGGAAAAGGATCAACTTTCCCAGATATTAATGGAGGTATCGGAATTTTGTTTGAACAAGGAAGCTCTCGTGGGCATGCGCAAGAAAGTGAAAACGGAATATTAACGTTTCCGTTTACAATTCGTAACCAGTTTACAGCAGCGTTATCAACGTTAGAGGCTGCTAAAAACATGCGAACTAAAATCTTACAGTATCAACAAGATTTTTATAAAAATTCAAGAAGCTCAGAAACAAACAAAGCGATAGTATTTGGTGATGAAAAAGACGCAACTAAAACAAATCACTTAGCTGAGGTTTTACAACGTCATCAAATAAAACTCCATGAGTTAAAAGAAGATTTTACATCGAATGGAAAACGCTTCAAAAAAGGGTATAGCTATGTCGTGCCTATGAACCAAAAAAATCATCGATTGGTAAAAGCAATGTTTGATGTACGAACTACATTTAAAGACAGTTTGTTTTATGACGTATCTGCTTGGACTTTTAATTATGCTTTTGGAGTTGATTTTGCAGATGATATATCATTGTCGAAAGCAGGAGTTGAGGTTACTAAATTGCAACCAAAACAAGGAACAATTCAACAAAAAAGTAGTGTGGGATATTTATTTCCTTGGAATGAATATAACACTCCTAAAGCTTTAAATGCGATTTTAGAAAAAGGATTACGAGCGAAAGTAGCGATGAAAAAGTTTGTAAACGACGGCAATTCATATGACTATGGAACTATTTTTATTCCAGCTCAAAATCAAGAGTTAAACGGAAATGAGTTGTTCGATTTCTTGGGAAAAGTAGCAAATGAAAACCATATTGAAATTAAAGGAGCATCTACAGGGTTAAATGAAGGAATTGATTTAGGAAGTAGAAACTTTGAGGCTGTAAAAAGGCAAAAAGTAGCGATGTTGGTAGGAAATGGAGTAACAAGTTACGATGCAGGAGAAATTTGGCATTTGTTAGACCAACGCTACGATATGAAGCTAACAAAGTTAGATACACAGTACGCTACAAGAGTAAATCTTGATAAATATACAACGATTATTGTTCCAAATAGTCGCTCTATTGATAAGAATTTAGTAGAGAAATTAAAAGTATGGGTGCGTAATGGAGGAGTGTTAATTGGATATAGAAATGCAGTAAATTGGTTATCTAGCAGAGGATTTGTTAATGCAAAGTTTAATAAAACTAAAATAGATTCTATAAAGAATGTGTCATTTGAAAACCGTTCGTTACAATCGGGAGCGCAAGTGATTGGAGGAGCAATTTTTGAAGCAAAGATTGACCGTTCACATCCAATCAATTTTGGATATAAGAATGATAAAATAGCATTATTTAGAAATACAAAACAGTTTATTCAACCTGATGCAAAGAGTTATAACAACCCAATTCAGTACACCAAGAATCCGTTATTGAGTGGTTATATTTCAAAAGAGAACTTAAAAGAGTTGAAAAACACCGTTCCGTTTAAAGTTCAACGATTAGGGAGTGGTAGAGTAATCGTTTTTACGGATAATACTAACTTTAGAGGTTTTTGGTTTGGAACCAATAAACTATTGATGAATGCCATTTTCTTTGGAAAGTTGATGTAG
- a CDS encoding YqaE/Pmp3 family membrane protein — MSLLRVLLAIFFPPLAVIGKGCGSIIIVFLLTLCGWVPGVIAALIILNNPN; from the coding sequence ATGAGTTTATTAAGAGTTTTATTAGCAATATTTTTTCCACCGTTAGCAGTTATAGGTAAAGGCTGTGGGTCTATTATTATAGTGTTTTTACTAACACTTTGCGGATGGGTTCCAGGAGTAATTGCTGCACTAATTATATTAAACAACCCAAATTAA
- the pafA gene encoding alkaline phosphatase PafA — protein MRKIAFLAAIICLTSCSVNKKTNTQKPKLVVGVVIDQMRYDYLTRFADRYGNDGFKRLLREGYSLENAHYNYIPTYTAVGHTSIYTGTTPTNHGIISNHWYDKYLKKTIYCVDDNNYNTVGNDGEGGKKSPYRMFTTTMTDQLKLAQNMNGKTIGVAIKDRSAILPAGHTANAAYWFDGGDKGQWISSSFYLNELPNWVQEFNASGKADEYLSKPWETLYDITTYKQSIEDNNNFEATFKREEKPVFPHDIPSLRKSNNNYSIIKGIPAGNSITTDFAKAAIVGENLGKSAYTDFLAVSYSSTDYVGHQFGVASKEIEDTYLRLDQDLAELFKFLDTQVGKGNYTLFLTADHAAVQVPSYLESLKIPAGYVKPVAFKNFLNEITLKHFKSDEIIENVSNFQVFLNKDKIRELNLNYENVAQTIADEAINHKKIYKSVTARTMQTTTFTNGVLHVLQNGYNQKLSGDVILVPNPSTIASSSRKGTTHGSGYSYDTHIPMIFYGNGIKQGVSKKKYEIVDIAPTISNLLQIEFPNGCSGEIIEEVLE, from the coding sequence ATGAGAAAAATAGCTTTTTTAGCAGCTATAATATGTTTAACAAGCTGCTCTGTTAACAAAAAAACAAATACTCAAAAACCAAAACTTGTAGTTGGTGTTGTTATTGACCAAATGCGTTACGATTACCTTACTCGTTTTGCTGATAGATATGGAAATGACGGTTTTAAACGTTTGCTTAGAGAGGGGTACTCTTTAGAAAACGCACACTACAATTACATTCCTACCTACACAGCTGTAGGACATACTTCTATATATACAGGGACAACTCCTACTAACCACGGTATTATTAGCAATCATTGGTACGATAAGTATTTAAAGAAAACCATTTATTGTGTTGATGACAATAACTACAACACAGTTGGTAACGATGGTGAAGGAGGTAAAAAATCTCCTTACAGAATGTTTACTACAACTATGACTGATCAATTAAAATTAGCTCAAAACATGAATGGTAAAACTATTGGTGTTGCTATAAAAGATCGTTCTGCTATTTTACCAGCAGGACACACAGCTAATGCTGCTTATTGGTTTGATGGTGGTGATAAAGGACAGTGGATTTCTTCTTCTTTTTACCTAAATGAATTACCTAATTGGGTACAAGAATTTAATGCTTCTGGAAAAGCAGACGAATACTTAAGTAAGCCTTGGGAAACTTTATATGATATTACTACCTACAAACAAAGTATAGAAGATAATAATAATTTTGAAGCTACTTTTAAAAGGGAAGAAAAGCCAGTTTTTCCACACGACATTCCATCTTTAAGAAAGAGTAACAACAACTATAGCATTATAAAAGGTATTCCTGCTGGTAACTCTATCACAACCGATTTTGCTAAAGCAGCTATTGTTGGTGAAAACTTAGGAAAATCAGCATATACTGACTTTTTAGCGGTTAGCTATTCTTCTACCGATTATGTTGGACATCAATTTGGAGTTGCTTCTAAAGAAATTGAAGACACTTATTTACGTTTAGATCAAGATTTAGCAGAATTATTTAAGTTTTTAGATACACAAGTTGGAAAAGGGAATTATACCTTATTCTTAACTGCAGATCATGCTGCTGTACAAGTTCCTTCATACTTAGAGTCTTTAAAAATACCTGCTGGTTATGTAAAGCCTGTTGCTTTTAAAAACTTTTTAAATGAGATTACCTTAAAGCATTTTAAATCTGACGAAATCATTGAAAACGTTTCTAACTTCCAAGTTTTCTTAAATAAAGATAAGATTAGAGAGTTAAACCTTAACTATGAAAATGTGGCACAAACCATAGCGGATGAAGCCATTAATCATAAAAAGATTTATAAATCGGTAACTGCGAGAACCATGCAGACCACTACGTTTACAAACGGAGTTTTACATGTATTACAAAATGGTTACAATCAAAAGCTTTCTGGTGATGTAATTTTAGTTCCTAATCCATCAACTATTGCAAGTAGCTCTAGAAAAGGAACAACTCACGGTTCTGGATACTCATACGACACACACATTCCTATGATTTTCTATGGAAATGGAATTAAGCAAGGTGTTTCTAAAAAGAAATATGAAATTGTAGATATAGCTCCTACCATTTCTAATTTATTACAGATAGAATTCCCTAATGGATGTTCTGGAGAGATTATTGAAGAAGTTCTTGAATAG
- a CDS encoding MlaE family ABC transporter permease, with amino-acid sequence MNYIEHIGKYFSMLKQVFSKPQRARVFREALFREVDELGHKSIGIIAFISFFIGGVIALQTALNLESPFIPKSLIGFAAKRSVILEFAPTFCSIILAGKVGSYITSSIGTMRVTEQIDALEVMGINSLNYLVLPKIIATVFFYPFLIILGMFLGIFGGWVAGVLSGLFSGADYIAGVQMDFDPFLITYALIKTVVFAFLIATVPSYHGYYVKGGSLEVGKASTQSVVWTTVLIVIANYFLTQMLLT; translated from the coding sequence ATGAATTACATTGAGCATATAGGTAAATACTTTTCAATGCTAAAACAGGTTTTTTCAAAACCTCAGAGGGCAAGAGTATTTCGTGAAGCTTTGTTTAGAGAAGTAGATGAGTTAGGGCATAAGTCGATAGGGATTATAGCTTTCATCTCATTTTTTATTGGAGGAGTAATTGCCTTACAAACTGCGTTAAACTTAGAAAGTCCGTTTATACCAAAATCGTTGATTGGTTTTGCAGCAAAACGATCAGTAATTTTAGAGTTTGCACCTACGTTTTGTTCTATTATTTTAGCAGGTAAAGTAGGATCGTATATAACTTCTAGTATAGGAACTATGCGTGTTACAGAGCAAATTGATGCACTTGAGGTGATGGGAATTAACTCACTTAATTATTTAGTGCTTCCTAAAATAATAGCCACAGTTTTCTTTTATCCGTTTTTAATAATTCTAGGAATGTTTTTAGGAATTTTTGGAGGATGGGTAGCTGGAGTTTTATCAGGGCTGTTTTCTGGAGCAGATTACATTGCAGGAGTTCAAATGGATTTTGACCCTTTTCTTATAACCTATGCATTAATTAAAACAGTAGTTTTTGCCTTTTTAATAGCTACAGTACCTTCGTACCATGGATACTATGTAAAAGGAGGTTCACTAGAAGTTGGTAAAGCAAGTACACAGTCTGTAGTTTGGACTACAGTGCTTATTGTAATAGCGAACTATTTCTTAACCCAAATGTTATTAACCTAA
- a CDS encoding ABC transporter ATP-binding protein: MIKVNNLHKGFNGVEILKGITTSFKPGETSLIIGQSGSGKTVFLKSLIGLHTPEEGTIVYDGLANIDMTIEDKRQFRQELGMVFQGSALFDSQTVEENVMFPLKMFTKQPESEMLDRVNFVLKRVNLENSNKKFPAELSGGMQKRVAIARAIVMNPKYLFCDEPNSGLDPQTSIVIDNLIQEITDEYKITTVINTHDMNSVMEIGDKIVFLKNGVKAWEGSHKEIFKTDNEAVVDFVYSSNLFKKVRKAYLNDL; encoded by the coding sequence ATGATAAAAGTAAATAATTTACATAAAGGATTTAATGGTGTTGAGATTTTAAAAGGAATAACAACCTCATTTAAGCCAGGAGAAACAAGTTTGATAATTGGTCAGAGTGGTTCTGGTAAAACAGTATTTTTAAAGTCATTAATTGGTCTGCATACACCTGAAGAAGGAACAATTGTTTACGATGGGTTAGCAAATATTGACATGACAATAGAAGATAAACGTCAATTTCGTCAAGAATTAGGAATGGTATTTCAGGGAAGTGCTTTGTTTGATTCCCAAACAGTAGAAGAAAACGTAATGTTTCCTTTAAAAATGTTTACCAAACAGCCTGAAAGCGAAATGTTGGATAGGGTGAATTTTGTATTGAAGCGTGTAAACTTAGAAAATTCGAATAAAAAGTTTCCAGCTGAATTATCAGGAGGAATGCAAAAACGTGTAGCAATTGCTCGTGCAATTGTCATGAATCCTAAATACTTGTTTTGTGATGAACCTAATTCAGGTTTAGATCCGCAAACATCTATCGTTATAGATAACTTAATTCAAGAAATTACCGATGAGTATAAAATTACTACAGTAATAAATACACACGATATGAATTCGGTGATGGAAATAGGAGATAAGATAGTTTTTCTAAAAAATGGAGTCAAAGCATGGGAAGGATCACATAAAGAAATCTTCAAAACAGATAATGAAGCAGTGGTAGATTTTGTGTATTCATCTAATTTATTTAAAAAAGTTAGAAAAGCATACTTAAATGATCTTTAG
- a CDS encoding TonB-dependent receptor encodes MRKVLILLVLLQSFTGMSQNEGGISGRVIDSKTREVLPFVNVLVYGTGIGAVSNEKGEFVLSNVPLGYNKIQASFVGYKTLISDEYLVTKDNSPYITLELIEDATQLKEVQIQAPLFKESVDSPLSLQSLGIAEIEKNPGGNRDVLKVIQSFPGVASNPGFRNDIIIRGGATSENKFYLDGIEVPVINHFQTQGATGGPVGIMNADLIRKVDFYSSAFPANRGNSLSSVIEFTQKRGNPTSLNTRATIGTSDAGITLDGPLGKNTTFMFSARQSYLQFLFKLTKLPFLPTYSDFQVNVKSQLSKNSELSIVALGAIDDFEINKEVNDGETDLETIKRNKVILNAVPVNSQSNYTVGASYKYFAPNSTHLVVLSRNEWKNKAVKYFLNEEIPANLLLDYSSKEIENKLRYENSFETANKIDFNLGFNLETARYTNSNYQKNANSDGVIIYDFNSAIDFVKYGAFGQVSKRYLDEKLGVSFGFRMDGIDYNSEMKNPFNQFSPRLSLSYDLSEKWMVSSSVGRYYQLPSYTVLGYKNDVGEFENKNGLKYIQSDHFVSGLSYKPDTSSKITFEGFYKGYKNYPFSIRNQISLANLGADFGIIGNEAVSSTSEGRAYGFELLAQKKSYSGLYGIASYTFVRSEFKDAQRAYIPSTWDNKHLLTITAGKKLNRNWEIGTKFRLVGGKPYTPYDLDASSLKDNYDVQNGGILDYTKLNTERLDTYTQLDIRVDKTWFLKKAAINLYLDVQNIYASSSKQQPFLLPIEDGNGRVTDPNDSSRYLLEEIESTTGRALPRIGVIIDF; translated from the coding sequence ATGAGAAAAGTGTTGATACTCTTGGTTTTACTTCAGTCGTTTACTGGAATGTCCCAAAATGAGGGAGGAATTTCAGGGAGGGTTATTGATTCTAAAACAAGAGAAGTACTTCCTTTCGTTAATGTTTTAGTCTATGGAACAGGAATAGGGGCAGTTTCAAATGAAAAAGGAGAGTTTGTCTTGAGTAATGTTCCTTTAGGATATAATAAAATACAAGCATCGTTTGTAGGCTATAAGACGTTAATTTCTGACGAGTATTTAGTTACTAAAGATAATTCGCCATATATAACCTTAGAGTTAATTGAAGATGCAACACAGTTAAAAGAAGTTCAAATACAAGCACCACTATTTAAAGAGTCTGTAGATAGCCCTTTATCGCTTCAAAGTTTGGGTATAGCAGAAATAGAAAAGAACCCAGGAGGTAATAGAGATGTGTTAAAAGTAATTCAGTCTTTTCCTGGTGTAGCCTCTAATCCTGGATTTAGAAATGATATTATTATTAGAGGAGGAGCAACTTCTGAAAATAAGTTTTATTTAGATGGAATTGAAGTTCCTGTAATAAATCATTTTCAAACACAAGGAGCAACTGGTGGACCGGTTGGAATTATGAATGCAGATTTAATTCGTAAGGTAGATTTTTATTCAAGTGCTTTTCCTGCTAATAGGGGTAACTCTTTAAGTTCTGTTATAGAGTTTACACAAAAAAGAGGTAATCCGACTTCGTTAAATACGAGAGCAACTATTGGAACTTCAGACGCAGGAATTACCTTAGATGGTCCATTAGGAAAGAACACAACCTTTATGTTTTCTGCACGACAATCGTATTTACAGTTTTTATTTAAGTTGACAAAACTTCCTTTTTTACCTACATACAGCGATTTTCAAGTGAATGTTAAATCACAATTATCAAAAAACAGTGAATTATCAATAGTTGCTTTGGGTGCTATTGATGATTTTGAAATTAATAAAGAGGTAAATGATGGTGAAACAGATTTAGAAACGATAAAGAGAAATAAAGTTATTTTAAATGCTGTTCCCGTAAACAGCCAATCGAATTATACAGTAGGAGCAAGTTATAAGTACTTTGCACCAAACTCAACACACTTGGTTGTGTTAAGTAGGAATGAGTGGAAAAACAAGGCGGTGAAATATTTTTTAAATGAAGAAATACCAGCAAACTTATTGTTAGATTATTCATCTAAAGAGATAGAGAATAAATTGCGATACGAAAACAGTTTTGAAACTGCCAACAAAATTGATTTTAACTTAGGTTTTAACCTAGAAACAGCGAGGTATACAAATAGTAATTATCAGAAAAATGCTAATTCAGATGGAGTTATCATTTACGATTTTAATTCAGCCATAGATTTTGTTAAATACGGGGCTTTCGGACAAGTATCAAAAAGATATTTAGATGAAAAATTAGGAGTTTCTTTTGGGTTTAGAATGGATGGAATAGACTACAATTCAGAAATGAAAAATCCATTCAATCAGTTTTCACCACGGTTGTCGTTAAGTTATGATTTGTCTGAAAAATGGATGGTGAGTTCTTCAGTTGGGCGTTACTATCAATTGCCATCTTATACAGTATTAGGATATAAAAATGATGTAGGCGAATTTGAGAACAAAAATGGATTGAAGTATATACAATCAGATCATTTTGTAAGCGGATTGAGTTATAAGCCTGATACAAGCTCAAAAATAACCTTTGAAGGGTTTTACAAAGGATATAAAAATTATCCATTTTCAATAAGAAATCAGATAAGTCTAGCAAACCTAGGTGCTGATTTTGGTATAATAGGAAACGAAGCAGTAAGTTCAACCTCTGAAGGTAGAGCGTATGGTTTTGAGTTATTGGCACAAAAGAAATCATATAGTGGACTGTATGGAATAGCGTCGTATACTTTTGTGAGAAGTGAATTTAAAGATGCGCAAAGAGCCTATATTCCCTCAACTTGGGATAATAAACACTTGCTAACAATTACAGCAGGAAAAAAACTAAACAGAAACTGGGAAATAGGAACGAAATTTCGATTAGTTGGTGGTAAACCTTATACGCCATACGATTTAGACGCTTCTTCTTTAAAAGATAATTATGATGTGCAAAACGGCGGAATTTTAGATTATACCAAACTAAACACAGAAAGATTAGATACGTATACACAACTAGATATACGTGTAGATAAAACATGGTTCTTAAAGAAAGCGGCCATAAACTTATATTTAGATGTTCAAAATATATATGCTAGTAGCTCTAAACAGCAACCATTTTTATTACCTATTGAAGATGGAAATGGAAGAGTGACCGATCCTAACGATAGTTCAAGATATTTATTAGAAGAAATAGAAAGTACAACAGGAAGAGCTTTACCTCGTATAGGTGTTATAATAGATTTTTAA
- a CDS encoding C1 family peptidase, which produces MKKILLGAAFTFLSITSTSAQKYQFSTVKDIEDTEVKSQGRTGTCWSFSTTSFLESEIIRLTGKNIDLSEMYTVRNTYSDKANNYLYRQGKAQFSEGGLAHDVINSVEKYGLVPEQVFTGLDLGQDRHNHAEMIAVLKSMLDAYIKNPAGELSPKWKQSVESVLDVYLGKNKKEFTFEGKKYTPKSFAEYVKIDPTNYVTISSFEHAKKYDQFILNIPDNFSNGAFYNVSLDELVAVTEDAIKKGYTVELDCDVSEKTFSSKNGVAVIPASSTENEKALTEIVEERTITPSLRQTEFENFNTTDDHLMHIVGLVKDQKGNTYFKVKNSWGKNQGNQGYVYMSVPYFKLKTISVLLHKDAIAPKLKNKLNIK; this is translated from the coding sequence ATGAAAAAAATTCTATTAGGAGCAGCATTCACTTTTTTAAGTATAACTTCAACTTCAGCGCAAAAATATCAATTCTCAACAGTAAAAGATATTGAAGATACTGAAGTTAAAAGTCAAGGAAGAACAGGAACGTGTTGGAGTTTTTCTACAACCTCTTTTTTAGAATCGGAAATTATTAGATTAACAGGTAAAAACATTGATTTATCTGAAATGTATACGGTTCGTAACACCTATTCAGATAAAGCAAATAATTACTTATACCGTCAAGGAAAAGCACAATTTAGTGAAGGAGGTTTAGCACATGATGTTATTAATTCTGTAGAAAAATACGGGTTAGTTCCTGAACAGGTTTTTACAGGTTTAGATCTTGGACAAGACAGACACAATCACGCTGAAATGATTGCGGTGTTAAAATCAATGTTGGATGCTTATATCAAAAATCCAGCAGGAGAATTAAGTCCAAAATGGAAGCAATCAGTAGAAAGTGTTTTGGATGTATACTTAGGAAAAAATAAAAAGGAGTTTACTTTTGAAGGAAAAAAATATACTCCTAAGTCTTTTGCAGAGTATGTAAAGATAGATCCTACAAATTATGTAACGATTAGTTCTTTTGAGCATGCAAAAAAATATGATCAATTCATCTTAAATATTCCAGATAATTTTTCAAACGGAGCATTTTATAATGTTTCTTTAGATGAATTAGTTGCAGTAACAGAAGACGCAATTAAAAAAGGATACACCGTAGAGTTAGATTGTGATGTTTCAGAAAAAACATTTTCATCAAAAAACGGAGTAGCAGTAATTCCTGCAAGTAGCACAGAAAATGAAAAAGCATTAACAGAAATAGTTGAAGAAAGGACTATTACACCAAGTTTACGTCAAACAGAATTTGAAAACTTTAATACAACAGACGATCACTTAATGCATATCGTAGGTTTGGTAAAAGATCAAAAAGGAAATACTTACTTTAAAGTAAAGAATTCTTGGGGTAAAAATCAAGGGAATCAAGGTTATGTATATATGTCAGTTCCTTACTTTAAATTAAAAACAATATCAGTTTTATTACATAAAGATGCAATTGCACCAAAGTTGAAAAACAAATTAAATATTAAATAA
- a CDS encoding DUF389 domain-containing protein has translation MEENKQEEAAEQSKQEIQKDAKGLWEKIKKFILELLDFRDDTDQEATIEAIKSDISFKGATAWILICSIFVASIGLNANSTAVVIGAMLISPLMGPILGVGMSIAINDIDTLRKSLTNLATMIVLSLLTAFLFFFIFPLREETSELLGRVRPDIRDVLIAFFGGLALIIARTKKGTIASVIFGVAIATALMPPLCTAGYGLAIGNFDYFLGAMYLFTINTIFIALATFLVLKLLGFTMIRYVNSAKRKRIAQIASFIAFLVMVPAVFTFVGVYNESVIDASYKRFLKAKVYDNPNLWLQREKLEVKEKTIKLFFNGDVSDATESFLRNELKTFPKIDSYSLVINENKAKSVDRVVDAYDRAVKELDQKDNVIKGLHMEIDDLKRTISNLNQTIEQDALYRDKNSIPFSKISTEAKIRFNDIKEMSLAKVLSSSDFIKVDTTTVVSVKWNAKLKDSVIVKNENELRSWIQKELKIDKVQLRRK, from the coding sequence ATGGAAGAAAATAAACAAGAAGAAGCTGCAGAGCAGTCAAAGCAGGAGATACAGAAGGATGCAAAAGGTTTATGGGAAAAGATAAAGAAGTTTATTTTAGAACTTCTTGATTTTAGAGATGATACAGACCAAGAGGCGACAATAGAAGCTATAAAAAGCGATATTTCTTTTAAAGGAGCGACAGCTTGGATTTTAATCTGTTCTATTTTTGTGGCATCTATTGGTTTAAATGCAAACTCAACAGCAGTAGTAATTGGAGCCATGTTAATATCTCCACTAATGGGGCCTATTTTAGGAGTAGGAATGTCAATTGCTATTAACGATATTGATACATTACGCAAATCGTTAACAAACCTAGCCACAATGATTGTGTTAAGTTTATTAACAGCATTTTTGTTTTTCTTTATATTTCCACTTCGTGAAGAAACTTCGGAGTTATTAGGTAGGGTAAGACCAGATATTCGAGATGTATTAATAGCCTTTTTTGGTGGTTTAGCATTAATTATCGCACGAACTAAAAAAGGAACAATTGCTTCTGTAATATTTGGTGTAGCAATTGCTACAGCCTTAATGCCGCCATTGTGTACAGCAGGGTATGGTTTAGCAATAGGTAATTTTGACTACTTTCTTGGTGCGATGTATTTGTTTACAATCAACACCATTTTTATTGCTTTAGCAACTTTCTTAGTGTTGAAACTGTTAGGGTTTACTATGATTCGTTATGTAAACTCAGCTAAACGTAAAAGAATAGCACAAATAGCATCTTTTATAGCCTTTTTAGTAATGGTTCCAGCCGTATTTACCTTTGTAGGAGTGTATAATGAAAGTGTAATAGATGCAAGTTATAAAAGGTTTTTAAAAGCGAAAGTATATGATAATCCTAACTTATGGTTACAGCGTGAAAAACTAGAGGTTAAAGAAAAAACGATAAAATTATTTTTTAATGGTGATGTAAGTGATGCAACAGAATCTTTTTTAAGAAATGAATTAAAAACCTTCCCTAAAATAGATTCTTATTCTTTAGTTATTAATGAAAATAAAGCCAAAAGTGTTGATAGAGTAGTGGATGCTTATGATAGAGCTGTAAAAGAGTTAGATCAAAAGGATAATGTTATCAAAGGCTTACATATGGAGATTGATGATTTGAAAAGAACCATCTCTAACTTAAATCAAACCATTGAACAAGATGCTTTATATAGAGATAAAAACTCAATTCCTTTTAGTAAAATTAGTACAGAAGCTAAAATCCGATTTAATGATATTAAAGAAATGAGTTTAGCGAAGGTATTATCATCTAGTGATTTTATAAAAGTAGACACAACTACTGTAGTTTCTGTAAAATGGAATGCAAAATTAAAAGACTCTGTCATAGTAAAAAATGAAAATGAATTAAGAAGTTGGATACAAAAAGAGTTGAAGATTGATAAAGTTCAACTAAGAAGAAAATAA